A stretch of DNA from Longimicrobium sp.:
GCGCGCACCTCGGCCTGCTGCGCGCGGCGCACCTGGTGGCCGAGCTGGTTGGAAGTCTTTCGCAGCTCGGTGACGTCGCGCAGCAGCGAGACGGTAGCGTCGCGGGGCACGGCGGCGCCGGCCGGCAGCGGCGCCGGGACGGCCTCGAACAGCAGCTCGTTGCCCGTGTCGGGGTCCACCAGCGTCAGCTCGCGCGCCTCCACCATCGGCGGGCGGGGGCGCGCCAGGAACGAGGTGAACAGGAAGTTGTTCACCTCCACCATCCGCCGCCGCTCGTCGGGATCGCCTGGCGAGGCGTGAAAGAGAGAGCGGGCGCGCCGGTTCTCCAGCAGGATGCGGTAGCCGCCGTCGGTCACCAGCACGGGATCGGCCAGGGCGTCGCAGATGGCGGAGAACAGGCCGCTGCGGCGCTCGGCCTCGTCGGCGCGGGCGCGAAGCTCCTCGTTCTCGCGGCGCAGGCGCGCCAGGTCGTCGGACAGGGGCTGCCTGGGCAAGGGAAAGGTCAGCGGAGCGCGGAGACCAGCGCCAGCGCGGCGATGGCGACGGCCACGGCCGACTTCGCGGCGACGGCCACCAGGCGGCCCAGGAACGCGCCCCAGCCCACGCGCACCGCGGAGCCCAGCTCGGGATTGCGCCAGTCCTTGGTCAGCGTCAGCTCGAAGATGGCCGCGCCCGCGAAGGCGCCGACGAACGCGCCGATCACGCTGCCGATGACGGGAACGGGAACGCCCGCGATGGCCCCCACGACGCCGCCGATGATGGCGCCCCACCCGGCGCGCCGGCTGCCGCCGTACTTGCGCGCGTAGCGGCCGCCCAGCGAAAACTCCACCATCTCGCCGATGGCCGCGAGCACGGCGGCGAAGAGGATCGTGGGCCAGCCGATGGTAGCGAAGCCGGTGGTCCAGCCGTACACGCCCAGCGCGGCCACCTGCAGCCAGGTGCCGGGAAGCCCGAAGGGAACCAGGACGAGGCCGGCGAGCTGCGCGGCCGCGAGAAGGGCGTACGGC
This window harbors:
- a CDS encoding DUF456 domain-containing protein, which translates into the protein MPYALLAAAQLAGLVLVPFGLPGTWLQVAALGVYGWTTGFATIGWPTILFAAVLAAIGEMVEFSLGGRYARKYGGSRRAGWGAIIGGVVGAIAGVPVPVIGSVIGAFVGAFAGAAIFELTLTKDWRNPELGSAVRVGWGAFLGRLVAVAAKSAVAVAIAALALVSALR